The genomic region gcaggagTATTGGGCTAGGAAAGCGCCCTTCAGGTCGGCGTAATAATACACCGAGCCGTCAGGAAGTCCtttgtaccagctctgagccatcccatgcaaagttgttgggaaaattcggcaccagacctcatcgggctgctcccataccgacatgtaagactcgaaagcctcagcgtggtcgactGGATCACCATCTCCCTTGTACGACGCCAGGTGGTAGCTTGAGCTTGTTCGGCACCAGGGACTTCtaagacgtaggcgttgaggggtcgCCTAACcatgtgtcgaacgacacgcgcgATCGGCTTCTTGCGTCCCTAACTCGGCTCCTTCCTCCGtgacgggaggggctccttcttcgactcgggcttcttctccaactcgccgagtcggactcctctggcttcttcggggtgagcctcgttcgtgtggcggggacgctgtcctcccccgagtgcgggaaggacttaggtctaccgcgcccactttgggctcccccggcgtcttgattgggccggcttctcctagtgctccgttcaaatttctcggagtcatattttgggccctggtctcccggacagtttccgccgctcttgtcgacgtgacagtgtgagcgggcgtattactaattaggtctagGAGCATCTTGACCTTGccacgtcaaccacatgtcccatgatggtgacctggttggtagcggcggcgtgtcgggtattgatggcatcccgaactccggttggattacaccgccggtggagggctgtacgactccagaattgtggaaagtatcatcttggtaaaatgcggtttcgtcggttacgactgcatcttgttgtttcgacattttcttagctttttgggtgggtttttgttttgtgttttttgtttgggaatgaatgtgactagcttctagtgtctttccccacagacggcgccaattgttccgggtataattccagagcaagtatcgttaccacccgtggcttgtagaataatgtcttgggtTAGACCCTTCGTGCTTCTATCGTCTCCCTCGGCCtcccctgcaacaatgaacgaggcgagggcttggctttgtgccagcgtacccactccgacgcccaagtcagtgaacttagaggtataagttgtatgctaaatggctaggaatgtattgtagagagatcagagagatgttaccagatgaatagtgtatttaggttttgttgtgagatcctttcctcaaagaaggttgaggagtatttataggctttcaccttttgtcacgtagtggccaagtggccaagtggcatatcaggtggaaagaccgttctaccctcggccgatgaacCTATGGCGGGTAAgcagagggtcttggatatgagtacgcgggtatgtgtccctatTTTGGCGGTTGTCGGCCGAGACGCGCTAgtggccgatgggatgcatcggctagacagtctaagtcgttgacttgctgtggatatctttgaccttgctcagtgtgttgactttggtcagcggtgcagaatatgccccatcagatatATATATTAAATCACAGTACTCTAAACCCTAGACGGTAGCCGTCATATCTCGTAACCTAACTGATCAGAATACATAGAGGATATATATATTAAATCACAGTACTCTAAACCCTAGACGGTAGCCGTCATATCTCGTAACCTAACCCTAATGGGCTTAATATCCTAATACATAATGATATTCAGGATTTGGCATGTTGCTcatcacaaattttcatttgtgaTTAACAGTATCCGTTATAAGTTTGTGATGGGTTAAATAAAACCAACATGGGTAGATAAAGCAAATGATATATGACTTCTTAGGCTCTAGTTTTGTTTTATCTACTCATGTGGgtgatatttgacccgtcacaagggagactcaCAACGGAGTAAAATAACCGACATATCCTCTAATCTGGTGTCGTATATTtcttttaaaattaatattttaaaatGATTTTTTTCCGATCATAAGCCCTTTTAAGAGAAAAGTAGAGAAGGAAGTCGGCAAGTGTGCCATTGGGCTAACACTCCCCAGCATGGCACATGAGTACATGACCATTTTAACTCAACATGGGATCAACATGACTTAGCAAGGTACAATATATCATGGGTCGTGAGACGCAGTGACGATTCTAAAGAGGTTGCAGGGGATTCACCTACATCCTCtttgtttcgaaatatttaaAAGTTAGTTTCAAATAAGGATCATCAAATGTTTAGTGGTGTAGTGGTTGAATACTTGGTTTGTAGTGGTTTGGTCATGAGTTTCACTCATGTGGctatcatttttgcacttttaatTCATTTAGTTATAAATTGCGTCTTTAATACTATTTAATGCCTATTTTTAGTCCTTCATTTCCAGAATTTTGTTAGTTATAAATTCGTTCTATTATTTTTGttgtcatttttccatttttatctcatttaGTTACAAAGTATTTTATTTATACCTATTCGAATTATTGGATCCAATTTTATTTTAATATAGTGTTTTACTTTAATCTCACGAATTTTTTGTGTTCAAATTTTAGTTCCCTTCGCCGAAATCGTTGTTAAGTTTTTGCACCTCTTATGATCAAATTCTAGAATCGCCCCTGGTGGGACGTGCTTAGGCCGAAGTTTAGGAAAGAAAGTCGTGACAAGTTCAGGCACGACACAATCACACAACCCACCTGGACACAACACACTTGGAGCAAGccccataaataaagctgaaatggAGGAATTGCTTAGGTACAACCAACCACATCACTACACGTCATGAGCTATGCCTAAGCTACCTTTTTCCATTTCATTGGTAGGACAAAGCCCACATTATCATGCTCAGACCGTGTCATTTTGCTCCGGGCAAGGTGGACCAACAGTAAGTACGGATCACTTCCATCTCAAGAGGTGAGAGGAAAGCAAGCATTTTCAATTCAATAATCTCATGTTTTTGAATCCTATTTTCAAAAACACCAAACATCTGGATTCAGATTCAAACTAAGAATAGAAGCCAAAATCTGTGGATCTAACAACTAAAAGgcaacaaaacaaacaaataatTTGTGATAATTGAGATCCACATGAACAAGTTGGTCTAGAATGTCCTTCATGTCCTACAAAAATATTGGTAAATGTACTACAATTTCTACAACTAGTAATGTGCCTTTTACTAGTGGGGTAGCAGACAAGACAATCCAAATCCATTGAGGCCCAATCAAAAATAATCCAGCTCACAACCACCAAACTTGGCAATCACTTTACTCCACATGTCACTCCATTATTAGTTGTCCTTTATCTCAAATGACAATCATGATATTTAACCAAAAAAATACATGAAATAAAAGAagtaatataaataaataaatcactGTATAAAAATAACTATTAAGGAATTTTAATGTGATTTAAAGCGTTTTTGTTGTCGTTGATTGTGTAAAATTATTTACACTGAATACGGAGTATATAGGACTAATAATAAACACATAACTCAAATGCATTTTAATCACATAAAAATTAGGAGTATAAACAATACACCTAGTTAGTGTGATTTGAcactaaataatactccctcctattcagcctaatgttcccctttcattataatactcctcacatatattagagaaaggggAACTATAGGCTGAATAAGAGGGAGTACATTTTACGGGAAAATATTTACACTGAAGTTAGTCAAAATTTTCAGATAGAGATACATATATAAACTCTCATCCATTTCAAGTTAGAAGTATAAAACTATAAATAgatacaattggtctcccttatGACAtattaccatttgtggcggatattttgtgagataaaatggtaacaaaatgggttagtggagaaaggggaccacatgaatagtgttgcagagagagaaaaaatgggtactttgttaggtaaaatggtatccgtcactcaagagtgacggatatgtgccgtcacaaacaagaatttgtgaaataGATATACTTGGCGAACGTGGTGGCCCAACTTAATAGAGCCCGACCTCGCCTAGTTTCGACATCCCGATGTGTTATTCCAGCACCGCCCGCTCCCCCTACATGGGTCGACCAACCCAAGAACTCCTAATCCATCCTGCTCGTCCCATTAAAAAAACACATGCAGATAGCCTAATTTGGTAGGAGCCGGGCTAGACTTAAGGGAGCCCCGCCCAACCCTGCCTGGCCGCTTAGTCCGCCAAATAAACTCGGGCCACTCTATCGCAACCTAGGTTATCCCGTTGACGACCTCTAAATATTAGTATGATATAAAATGTGCGGCGGGTTCAGTTCAACCCACTTTGTTTAGTTCTTCTCAACTTATTTTAATTCAATTTATCTTAATAAATTTCAAATAATTCCAGCTTAGTTAAACTACATTCGGCTAAACTCAATTCAGCTCTACTCGGCCTGAAAAAACAGGGCCTTACATATCCGGAGTATTCTACTACACAAATtattgtttgtgacggcacatatccgtcactcttgagtgacggataccattttacctcacaaaatacccattttttctatctctgcaacactattcatgtggtcccctttctccactaacccattttgttaccattttaactcacaaaatatctaccacaaatgataacccgtcacaagggagaccaattgattcTACTACTGTGAATTGGAAACCGAAGCACGCAACTATCCTCGGATTTTTTACTTACCATGGGCGACGTGGCATAGTTATCCATTACAGTAAGCAGTAAATTTGAAAGTCAACAAAAGCAAAAGCCAAAAAACATGCCCCTCAATTAAAACTCACCAACCAATCACAGCACACTATATTATCAATTTATCACCAACCGCCGCCATTATAGCTGCCATTATCAAACCTTGAAGATCAACATAACTTTCTCTACCAATGGCTCAACGCGACAACTTGGTCTACATTGCTAAACTTGCTGAACAAGCTGAACGTTATGAGGgtatcatcttcttcttcatatcttcaattcttactgttttttttttttgtgttttttttgggtTGTTTATGGTGTAAATTGGGTTAAATTAATGGGTTTTGATTAGTTTGTGAAATGAGTTAGGAATTTTTAAAAAGTTTGACGATTGATTATGTGGGATTTGTTGTGGGCGATTGATTTTAGTCAAAGTTGATGTTTTTGGAGGGTTTTAGTTAAATGATTTGAGTATAGTTCGATGAAATTTGGAAAATTAATTTTCCGAGTGTCTCAAAGGATCCCGCCTATGGCTCTGGTTAAAGAGTAGGATGTAAATGATATTTTTCGAGTGTCTCAAAGGATCCCGCCTATGGCTCTGGTTGAGGGTTGTATGTAAAATGACATTTTTCGAGTGTCTCAAAGGATCTCGCCTATAACTTTGGTTAAGAGTATGATGTACACTTTACTATCATGATTGATTTTAGTCAAAGTTGATGTTTTTGGAGGGTTTTAGTTAGATGATTTGAGTATAGTTCGATGAAATTTGGAAAGATTAATTATCCGAGTGTCTCAAAGGATCCCGCCTATGGCTCTGGTTAATAGTCGGATGTAAAATGATATTTTTCGAGTGTCTCAAAGGATCCCGCCTATGGCTCTAGTTTAGACTTGAGAGTTGGATGTAAAATGATATTTTTCGAGTGTCTCAAAGGATCCCGCCTATGGCTCTGGTTGAGAGTTGGATGTAAAATGATATTTTTCGAGTGCCTCAAAGGATCCCGCCTATGACTTTGGTTAAGAGTATGATGTACACTTTATTATCATGAACCATTGAGTAAGGCTACTGCCTTCCTTCCAGAACAAACTAGCCGCTTTTCAAATTTCTCCTCATATATTTGTGGGTCACGGATAGTTTGGTTTGGATTGGAGAAAATAGTTTTGTGTAAAGGGTATCTTCAACGATGCTAATTGCTGTTGTTCTACTCGCTGCCTTGAGTTTTTATGAATTTAGGATATCCATTGACAATGTTATTTCTTCGGAAATTACCTTTTTACATTAAAATAAGGTTGCTAATGATGATAAAGTGAAGTTATTATGTATTTGATTATGGATGGGGAAAATTGTTTTGGTGCAGAAATGGTGGAGGCAATGAAGAAAGTAGCTGCCCTTAATGTGGAATTGACAATAGAAGAGAGGAACTTGTTGTCGGTTGGGTACAAAAATGTTGTGGGTTCAAGAAGGGCAGCTTGGAGGATCCTGTCATCCATAGAGCAGAAAGAGGAGTCGAGAGGGAATGAAGTGAATGTGAAGCGGATTAAGGAGTACAGACAGAAGGTGGAGTCGGAGTTGTCGACCATATGTGGGGACATTATGACTGTCATTGATGAACATCTTGTTCCTGCTTGTTCTGGTGCTGAATCTACTGTCTTTTACTACAAAATGTGAGTTATAGAAAAGTTGGTTTTGTTGCGTGTTTCTGCTTTAAAATAGTATCTTTGATTGCTCGATATTTGTTCACCTTTAGGCTGTAGCATTAGTTTCATGCAGGTCTTACTGATGTTGTGACCGTTTCAGTTCCTATTCCCATTTCCCAATTTATTATTGGGTTATACACGTTCTTGTCATATGTGTTTGCTGTCGAGAACTTAAGGTTGCTTCTTTTAAACTATCATCTTTGTTTGCTCCAAGATCATCGAACATTCCACATTAGTAGGGTGATGTGTTTGCTGTCGAGGACTTAAGGTTGCTTCTTTTAAATTAAAATCTTTGTTTGCTCCAAGATTATCGAACATTCCACATTAGTATGATGATGTTGGTTTTCATTGCATATTGAATATGTTGCAGAAGGGTAGTTGTATCATCTTTTCTGTAGATTTTCAGCGCAGGTGCTTCTCGAGCACCTGCATACAAAATGTTGTGTAATTTAGATATGAAATTTTGGCTTAAGGTAAAGGTCAATTGTTAGTTGTTAGTACCAGGTATCACTCTTTGAAAATTCATGGCTGTCGTTTGCTGGGCGGCCGATCTTTCACTTGGAATGCAGGTTTCTAACAGCATGAAAACCGTGTCACTTCTTTTCAGGAAAGGTGACTACTACCGCTACTTAGCAGAGTTTAAGTTTGGGAATGAGAAGAAAGAAGTGGCTGAGCAATCTCTTAAAGCATATG from Silene latifolia isolate original U9 population chromosome 3, ASM4854445v1, whole genome shotgun sequence harbors:
- the LOC141647006 gene encoding 14-3-3 protein 9-like isoform X1 yields the protein MAQRDNLVYIAKLAEQAERYEEMVEAMKKVAALNVELTIEERNLLSVGYKNVVGSRRAAWRILSSIEQKEESRGNEVNVKRIKEYRQKVESELSTICGDIMTVIDEHLVPACSGAESTVFYYKMKGDYYRYLAEFKFGNEKKEVAEQSLKAYETASTTADTELSPTHPIRLGLALNFSVFYYEIMNSPERACHLAKQAFDEAISDLDTLSEDSYKDSTLIMQLLRDNLTLWTSDIPEEGEDTRMDTGKADGSQDAED
- the LOC141647006 gene encoding 14-3-3 protein 9-like isoform X2, encoding MAQRDNLVYIAKLAEQAERYEEMVEAMKKVAALNVELTIEERNLLSVGYKNVVGSRRAAWRILSSIEQKEESRGNEVNVKRIKEYRQKVESELSTICGDIMTVIDEHLVPACSGAESTVFYYKMKGDYYRYLAEFKFGNEKKEVAEQSLKAYETASTTADTELSPTHPIRLGLALNFSVFYYEIMNSPERACHLAKQAFDEAISDLDTLSEDSYKDSTLIMQLLRDNLTLWTSDIPEEGDTRMDTGKADGSQDAED